A region of Haladaptatus caseinilyticus DNA encodes the following proteins:
- a CDS encoding flippase — MTLKDHIDTGLKMTFAARVVRIAANGLLMVLLTQFLLRPAEYGLLFLALAILGVFQLFCDLGLAKSAARYVTEFKETDPTQIPHILRTALKYRLLLFTIVGFIFLLVHTHIASFFDTPALTPFLLLGILYMGFHSFTAFSSVLFQGFDRVVWSASTQTVQHVCRVIFALILVLGFGLGGIGVLVGYIIAAALAAATAFFILYTRFYTAFEKAESPEPGLPRKILEYSIPLTATRSANVLTYKVDTLLIGFFLNPVAVGYYTLAKQISMTMLVPAGSLGFSISPTYGKQKANDQLEQAARLYETTLQHTLVLYVPAATGIILVAEPAVRLIFGQEYLGAVPVLQIFSAYIVLRALNSITTDALDYLGQARSRAIAKMATAIANCGLNVLLIPEFGVAGAAIATVATFSIYTLANLYIMHCEVSLSIGRLLQPISTISAVTVGMSIAVVIATQYISGIPSLTGVILLGMAVWGGLVTASGLLDIRTVVSAIS, encoded by the coding sequence ATGACGCTCAAAGATCATATCGACACCGGCTTGAAAATGACATTCGCGGCGCGTGTCGTGCGCATCGCCGCCAATGGATTGTTGATGGTTCTATTGACACAGTTCCTTCTGCGACCGGCAGAGTATGGGCTACTCTTTCTTGCACTCGCTATTCTTGGTGTATTTCAATTGTTCTGTGACTTGGGTCTCGCAAAATCAGCTGCCCGCTACGTTACCGAGTTCAAGGAAACGGATCCCACACAAATTCCGCATATTCTCCGAACTGCGCTCAAATATCGACTGCTTCTGTTCACTATCGTTGGTTTCATTTTTCTCTTGGTGCACACCCATATCGCATCGTTTTTCGACACCCCCGCCTTGACACCCTTCCTGCTGCTCGGTATTCTCTACATGGGTTTCCATTCATTTACGGCGTTCAGTAGCGTTCTCTTCCAAGGGTTCGACCGCGTTGTCTGGAGCGCCAGCACACAAACCGTCCAACACGTGTGTCGCGTTATTTTTGCTCTCATCCTTGTTCTTGGTTTTGGACTGGGTGGAATCGGCGTCCTAGTGGGATATATAATCGCTGCGGCCCTTGCTGCGGCTACTGCTTTCTTCATCCTGTATACGCGGTTTTACACCGCATTCGAGAAAGCCGAGTCTCCTGAACCGGGACTTCCCCGAAAAATCCTCGAATACAGCATCCCACTTACAGCGACTCGGAGTGCAAACGTTCTCACATACAAAGTTGACACGCTTCTTATCGGATTTTTCCTCAATCCGGTCGCTGTTGGCTACTACACTTTAGCAAAACAAATTTCGATGACAATGCTTGTTCCTGCGGGATCGCTCGGGTTCTCTATCTCGCCGACGTATGGAAAACAGAAGGCCAACGACCAACTCGAGCAGGCAGCTCGTCTGTATGAAACGACACTTCAACATACCCTCGTCCTGTATGTGCCTGCTGCAACCGGGATCATTCTTGTTGCTGAACCTGCCGTTCGCTTAATTTTCGGCCAGGAGTATCTCGGCGCCGTTCCTGTACTCCAAATCTTCAGTGCGTACATCGTCTTACGCGCCCTCAACAGCATTACGACGGACGCTCTCGACTATCTCGGACAAGCACGTTCACGGGCGATTGCTAAAATGGCCACGGCCATTGCCAACTGTGGGTTGAATGTGCTGCTCATTCCGGAGTTTGGAGTGGCAGGGGCCGCTATAGCCACCGTCGCTACATTCAGTATCTATACGCTGGCGAATCTCTATATTATGCATTGTGAGGTGTCACTTTCCATCGGCCGCCTCCTACAACCGATTAGCACTATCAGCGCGGTTACCGTTGGGATGAGTATCGCTGTCGTAATTGCCACTCAGTACATCTCCGGGATTCCCTCGCTTACAGGGGTTATTTTGCTTGGGATGGCTGTCTGGGGAGGATTGGTAACTGCGAGTGGTCTTCTCGATATCAGGACCGTAGTTTCAGCTATCTCTTGA